The genomic window CCGTATCTTCAGTTCGATCAGTTAAATCCCCCTGAGCAATAACCGTATCATTACCCTCACCTGCCGTTAATTGACTGGTTTTATTAGGTGCTCTACTACCCGATATAATAAAGGCATCATCTTTTTTCCCACCGGTAAATGTTTTTTCGCCTTCACCAACAATAAAAATATTACGTTTATGTGTGAAGCCTTTCGCTGTGTCATTACCCTCACCAAGATTAATAAAAGCAGCTTTCTTGTCGTCTTGTTGAGTTGCTTGAACAGCAGCCGCATTACTTCCAGCATTTTCAAAACTCTTTACTTTCAAATTATCAGCAGCGTTTGTATCGACTTCTTTTTTGATCTTATTACCATGCTTATCCGTTTGGTCTTGGTAAGCACGAGCCTGGAAATGACCTGCAACCCCACTAGTCAAATCCACATTGTCATCGCTTTCCTTTAATGCTGGATCAAACCTGGGATGATAAACTTTTTCTGTCCACCTTCGCATGGTCTGAGCAAAACCCATTCCTGCACTCTCACGCTCTTCATATGTATAATAAGAACGGTCTTTTACTTCTACTTTTCCTTTTGAATAAACCAGGGTATCAACGTTATCCAGCATGCTTTCCAGTTGACCTGCAGAACCTTCTCTTAGGGTTTTATCAAATAGTTTACGGCCTTCAGTCTCAGCTTTTGCCTTTCCATATCGTCGAAGCACACTTTCATCCAGTTGTTTTCCCCAAAAGGCCAACCAACCACTGCGTAAACGCTCTCCTGTACTAAGGCTAATATAGTCGTCTATTTCATCTACTTGCCGTACAGCATTATATATTTGCCCACCAATGGCTAACACCGCTGCTACAGCCACCCCAATGGGACCTGCAACAGCTGCCGCGGTACCACCAATCCCAATTGCTATAGCAGTGGCAATCCCCACCACCGCGCCACTTACCGAGAGTGAACCATTGACAATTAAATCCTGACGTTTTTTTGGGTCAGTTTCTGAAGCCAGTTTTTTAAAGGAGTCAACTGCCGAATAAATATCAAATCCCGAGGTTAATACGCCTAACACCGCACCACCGGCTCGCATTAATCCAGTGCCTAGCTTACTGGCGAACTTACCTGCTGTAGAAGCTGACTGACCAAAGCGATTGACCAGTGACAAACCAGCTTTTTGCAGCCCTTTTTCTGCTAGAGGCTCTAATAAGTCTGCCGCTAGCCCACCTGCAGCCAAGCCAATTTCTTTATTAATTTCACTTTGGTCAACGCCTGGCTGATTACTCCGGCGCAAGGCATTGAAAATGCCCATGATATTTTGATAATAACCATATCCCTGTAAACCTTTTCCTACTTTATTCGATACAGCATTCGCTGTTGCAAGATGGCTATTTGCTTTTACTTTGGTGGTTAATGATTGCCAAAAGTCTGGAGAAACATTTAACTGACTATTAATATGACGATCGACAGCATTAATAAAGTCATCCGCAATAGTCGTTGTTTGTCCTTCCGTTAAATGGGTTAATAAGGTCTGAGTTGTTTCACTTCCCTGTTGCTGGATAACTGATTTCAACCATTGAGCTGCAGGGGTTAGCGTATTATCAAGCGTCTGTACCCGCTGAGTCACAAACTCACCTAACTGACTACGATCAAACTGCAATTGGTTAACATTGCCTGCTTGCTGCATAGCTTGTGCATCCGCTGTCGTCAGTCTCCTTCCCGCCACGCTGGCGCCCATATCGTACAGGGTAGTCCATTTAATTTTTTGTCCGTTAAATTCAGCTTCACCCAACTGTGCGAGTCTATCACGCTCCGTCATCAGTTGTTCAGTATTAACAAACTGATTCAATTTAGCGGCCTGCTGGGCTAAAGCTGTATTATCTGAATCTAGCTGAAACACACTAAACGTTGGTTTATTGTGAGTTTGCTTCGTCTGATACAGCTGTGCTAGCGACTGATTAGCTTGGCTACTCAAAGACAGATTTAAGTGTTTAGTTAATACCTGATGTAAGTTGGTTGTGGAGGCTACTTCCACATCAGCAAAGTTAGGGTCATAAAAAAAGAACTGCTCTCCCTTCTTCGCTACTGCTAAACTGTGATTACCAGTATTTAATACTAAATATTGATCCCCTTTAGCTGCAAGCCGACCGACAAGGTCACTAACCGTTAAATCACCTACTGCTTGTAACGGATTATTATTACCACCCGTTTGACTGGTTGCATGTAATTGATCAATTAATGTGGCAAATCGATTTGCATCCGCCACTTCTTTATTGCTAACACCTTCATCCATTGATTGTTGATAAATCGCTGAATGAGTGACCAAGGTCTCAAACAGCTTATTCTTCTTGGCTACCCCATTGTCCTGGCTCAACAGTTGTAGATAGGCCATTGCCAGTCCAGTACAACGGCCTTTGGGTTGATTAGACTGACTGAGCTGAACATACAACGATTGTGGTGCAAAATTTACCTTTGCATTAGGCGCTACCTGTTGTTTGAACTTAGTTGCCCCTTCCAGAACAAACTGATCCCATGACAACAAGTATTCTAACCCTCGTTGCCCTGTTGACCCAGTTAAACGATCACTGGCTACTAATTCGGCAGGGCTGAACTGATTAGCTTGATGGATGATAGCTGCTAATTTAGCTGGGTTATCAGCAAGTGCTTGCAGTTGCTGCTGTTGGCTGGTTCGATCACCTGGGAAATATTCATTAATTAACAGTCGCTGGGCAGGATTCAGTCGATTTAAGGTTAATTCACCTGATATTAACAGATGAATTAAATCGCCTACTTTTAAGGTACGCAAACGAGGGCTCTGGCCTATACGAGGCTGAATTGAATTAGCATTTTCTTGCCGCTGGACAATCCGTTGCACCGCTTCACCATTAAATGGTGATTCACCATCAAAAGTAGCAAATCCACTATAACCGGATTGCATCTTTTGTAGGATTTGATCTCCAAAATGCCGTACTACCTGCATGGCTTCTGTTTGGGTTAATAATCGATTTTGATAAGCCAGTCGACCACGCACAAATTGTAAAATAGTGCCAGGAGCCTGACTTTCTGTCGAAGCAACTTGATTAGTCGCTTGAGTTAATAAACGAGTCACATCAGCATGGCGTTGACTGGCTAAATGGGCCCGCTGATAAAGTTGTTGTTGGTATGGATTGAGTTTTGGTTGCTGCAGTTTTAGCTCAGTTAATATATCCGTTATCTGTTTTAAAGCAGTAGCTCTATTATCAACAGGGCCATTAATCAATTGAGTGAGTAATGCGCTTTGATCAGAAGCTAATAGTTGTGAAAACAGCTCCTGAGTTCTTCGCGCCATACCTTTAATTTCTGCTGGTGTCACTTGATTAATGCCTAATTCTGACAGCTGCCCCAATAGTGCTGCTCGGGCAGCTTGAATGGGATCAGCAACCAGCGCATTCATATTATGCTGGTTAACACTATCAGCCACATTCAGCAAGCGTTGTTGATGGGTTTGCTCAAAGTTATTCAACACCGTTGTCAAGTGCCGTGGAATTTTCGTTAATAACTCACCTTCTAATTGATAGCCGTTAGGTGTTGTATGATTATTATCATAATTAAAACTGATTTTACCTAGCTTTTTCTTAATACTGGTAGCAGCGGCACTTTTGAAGTTAGCTAACCCAATGGATTGACCAAACGCACTGTTATTTTTAGCACTGGCACTGACTTCAATGGACTTAATCCGAAACTGGGTTCGGTCATTCAGCAGTGTTGCCAACTGAATAGACGCCTCAGGGTCATTGCTGGCCATTAATCGAGCCACTTTTAATTTTGCATGCTCTGTTAACTCCAGAGTGATTTTAGCTTCTGTAGCATCACTCTGTTTTAAGGTATTCACCAGGGTTTTCAGCTCAGGATGCTTATCCATCCACTCATGCAATGTACGCGAACTGCTTTGTTGTTGATGGCCAGGATTAAACTGAGCCCCCGCCCAGCCAAGCAAACTACGCTCATCTAAGCGCGATAAATTACTCATTGTTTTGCCAAAAGAAACATCACTGATCGTATACTTACCCTGATCAGCCAACTGTTGTTGTATTGTCAGTGATTCAAGCTGCTGAAGGGTTTGCCGTGCAGAATCGCTACCAGCAGCATCCAACTTTGTTAAAGCCTGACTGAAGTCAAGCCCTTGTAACTGTTTAATTGCTTCCGCTGCACCCGCTTCATTCTCACTTTTACTATTAGCAACTCGATTTAATATCTGCTGTTGTTGTGAGGTTAAATCATCTTTAAATTGCGTTTGTAATTGCCCAACAATCGCTTGCCACTCTACTAGTTTAACCTGCTCTGCCGGCTTGGCTGTGACATCATAACTTTTGCTGGTTTTTGACTCGACTGATCCACTCCATTTGGCACCTGCAGAATAGCTAAGTGCATTGGTGCTAAATTCATCATGATCAACACCAAATTTAAAGTGGCTGGTCGCCTCAACATCTAAGCCAGCTTTAGTCAAAAAGCGTGGACGATTACTTGAATGGGACTGGGTTTGCTCGCCATTATCTTTTGTAGTTGTTGACCGATCTTTATTTGCACTCAATACATTTACAGTAAATTTAATACCACCTTTGGCCCTCGCCCAACCATTCACATCGGTAACACCATCAGTACCTGTGTTTTCGCCACTGGCCGTACTACCACTTCCGGTTAAGCGTGCTTCTGCAACAGCATGCAGATCTAAATCAAAGCCCCATTTATGTCCTCTTTTCACTGCATAGTCATGTCCCTGTGCCAGCAACTGGGTTGGTTTGAGTTTACCTTGGGTTAAATCATTAAGAAATTGTTCAACTTTTCCGTTATCAATTTCAAAGGCGAGCTGATTATTTTTATCGTGTTTTAAGGTTGGGTTTAATACGCCTCCTACCCGAGCAGAAGCAACGCCTGGCGTACCAAAATACCCACCAGCGGTTACATTAGCAGGTATGCTCATATCTCGAACAAAAGCCACCTTAATGCCTTTATCCGTTTTTTCAAACGAAAGCCCATAATGCCTTTCTGCTTTAACGCCAGGTTCCAACTCAATCCCGATTGGGCTCACCAACTGTTGTAATTTATTAATCATAAAAAAAGGTGCACTACCACCAGAATAATTACGGTCAAATGTTAATGTTTCACCTTTTTTCAAATGAGTAATAGCATCATGTAAATTATTTTTTAATTGTTCAGGGGTTTCGCTACCAAAGGTATTGAGTGCATTTTGATAGACAGGGTGGTGGGTCTTACTAAAAGCTTTACTGAAAAAGCGTACGGCATCATAGCTGGATTCCAGTCGATCTAGGTTACTAAAGCCCATATCACTGAATTTTTTAATTGCGCTACTATCATAGCCATCCTGAAGTTCAGTGATCAACTGTTTTACTTCGTCACTTTTAAAGTGACTCTCCTTAGTACCATTAATTACTTTAATTAAATTATCCAAATCCGCCAAGGTATTACTATTTTGCACAACACGCGCAGTCAACAAACCAACATTGTCGTCATAATCACGCCGAGTAAACCCGTTATTTTGTCCAGGATGTCTTAAATACAGCCCCTTTTCCTGCATCAACTTTAATTGTTGTTTTATTTTTGATAAAGCTGAATTACTTTCATCACCCTGATAATTTTCCCATAATTGATTGAGTTCTTTGGTTAAATCCTGTGAAGTAATTCGTGGGTTTAAGAAGCGACCCACCTTAGCTTTTGTATTACCCGTAAATTGTTGATTGACCTCACCCGACTCAGTGAGTAATCCTTTCTTTTTACCTAGCCGCGTCAAATAAGAAAGCGTTTCAGCTTCTAGCTGCTGCTTTAATCCCAATAGTTGGTCTTTTTGTTCCTGAGTAATACGCCCAGCATTAAGTGTTTGCTCAATACGCGCCGACAGCGTTTGCTGTTGTCCTGACTGCTTAACCGATAAGTGCTGTACTAATTGATTAAAGTTATTCCCTATTTCACTATATAAAGATTTTAGCCCCTCTCTTCCTCTAGCCCGATGCTGAAAATGATAGCCAATGGCTTTTAATGGCCTCGGCCAGTGCAACCAATTGGTTTTCTTATGATATAAATGAGCAGTTAAATAATCTTTTGTATTGATTCCTTCGCTATTTGGATTACCACTCTCTACACCAACAAAAGCAAAATTACCTTTGGCAGTCAGCCCCGTACCTGGTAACCTGACCTGATCAACATCCTGTTGTTTTAAACGCTGAAATAATTTGTCAATGATTGCTTCCTGGGAAATATCAATCAGTTGACCTTGGCTGTTCAGTGTTTTACGAATAGCAAGCTGGCTATCACCAGACGCTTGATTTTCTAGCATAACTGCCAGTTCACCAGTCGAGGTTTGGTTTAGCCCAAGTACTTTTTGGCCTGAAGCAGTAAAGACATGACGCCAGTTAGTGTCTGTTTGTTTGAGAATTTCTCCCTCTCCAGTTAACCCTACCAATTGTCCCTGCTTATTACTGCTGATTGCTGTTAATCGAGGTGCAGGTGTTATTATATTAGCTTGCTGATTATTTTTATTATATTCATATAATTGCCCTTGATGATCCAGAAAATGAATTTGCCCATCACGCCCCACCGTAAAATCACTGACAGCATGATTCGCAATCGTCAAACTATCAGGGGTAAATTGGGTTTGCTGGCGGTCATTACCCCAATGTTTAGCTGCCGGTAATCCATACTGAACAGACTTGGTTTTTTGATTAATGGTGACTAACTCATTAATACCTCGCAAGGCGTATAGTTGACCATCTCCCCCCAACTTTAACTGACTTAGATTATGTACACCCGTACTATGCCAACGACCATCATCTGCCCGTTGATAGTGTAACTCTCCATTATGAATGGCATATCTTTCACCGTCTCGGGTTTGAACAAACCCACTATGCCCAATGACAGCTTTACTTAAACCTTCAGAGTTAACAAATAAAGCCGCGCTATCTAATGCAATACCCACCTGCCAGTTATCATTAACATATATATACTGTTGTAAGCGTCCATCTTTTTTAGCTGCTATCTGTAATTGAGGACCTGCATCAGTCATCACTCGCTCAAAACGAACAACCCCATCTACCCCTTCTGGTAATCCCACTACTTGAGGTTGTGCACTTCCCGATGTGACTCGATATAACTGCTGATTTTCACCTAATAGCCAGCGCTCATTATTATTGTTAATTAATGCTGTCGCTTTAACCTCGTCAGGTAATACTACAGGTGTCGTCACCAAGCGAGCTGCTGTTGAAGTAAAGCTATAATGTTGTTCTGTATCGATAAAAGCAATTTGTTGGTTCTGTTGTACGGTAAAATCTTGAATTAATTTATTTGCTGTCGTTAATCGGTAAACAGATACCGTTGAATTATTATTTAAACGTAAAATTTCACGCCGTTCACTTAATGCATAAAGCTGACCATCGCCACCCACTCGTAGCTGCGACACTGTCTTATCATGACCAGACTCCCACTGCTGTTGATTAACGTTCCACTTGAACAACTGATTGTTTTCCAGCAGCCAGCGCTGCCCATCCGCAGCTGTATAAATACCAGCTGCTTGCCCAACAAACTGTGGTGACAACGCTTGAACCGTTTGAATTCCCTGTTCAACGCCATTACTAAGGACTTTTAAATGGCCTTGTGCTAACGCTAAATCTAATTTAGGTTTGACTTGTTGATAATTGCTGCCTTTAGCACTAACTTTATCCTGCAATATCAATTTCGCAAAACTGGCGTCACTTGAACGAGAAATACTTGTAACGCCTTTATCTTGCTTGGCTTGATATAAATAACCCACATTATCTACCGAATATAAGGTTCCATCCTGGGCAGTTTCAATAGCTTGATAACGATTATTACCTTGATTTAACAAAGCAGAGAATCCTTGATTATATTGCAGCTCTCCTTTCCCCTCAGCGCCTCGGTTAAATTGATAAAGAGTCCCTTTTTTACTTAATATCCAGAGTTGCTCACCATTTCCTGACACTTTAACCTGTTTAATATCGATATTTTTTGGTAACTCGACATTAAGCTTATCGCCACTGACTAAAGAAACCACCAGTTTTAGTCGTGATAGTAATGGCTTTTTGAACTGGGTGACTTGCTGATCCGAAGAACTTGTTGAAGTCGAGTATTGATGTCCAGAAAACTGTTGTTGTGAATCAGCTATGACTGTAGACGCTCGACGAGATGCTCGATGGCTCGTGGACTCCTGACTGGTACCCGCTGCTACCATCGGCCCCAAGCGCTTAGCTAGTTTTCGAAAACCTTGCCGGCTTGGGCTATTTCTTCTCAGGGGCTGCTGATCAGGGGTATCTTCAAAACCTAAATCATTAGCCTGATTAACAGCATTTGGGTGATCAACAGTAGGGGTCGTAGGCATCGTTTAGCTCCTAACAGCACATACTTAATGTGATATTTAATACACATTAAGTATTAATAACCATTTCGACCCATTATTTTTAAGGCACCTCTAATACCCAAAGCCAAGAATATTCATATCCTTATTTTGCTTACTAGAGATATCTTGGGCCTGCTTAAATGGCATTTGTTTTTATCGTTAGACTCATTATGCAGGTAAATTATAGAAATCAGTACAGGTGGGAAGAACTATAAAAGCCAACTATATCACAGTTGAGTTTGGGTAATCATTTTTTTGGGTGGGCCTATTTAGCTTATGGTCTCAATTCTTATTACTTAACAAAAATGCAGTATTAGTATACCAGAATATATAGAAATTCTAGAATAAGTAGTTTATATGTTATTTTAGTCCCACTCTCTATAGTCAGGATCATCAAGCATTGATCCATACGGATATACAGGCATTTTCAATTTAGTTTTAGCTGAGTAAATTTCTGAAAATAAAGGATGTATGCACAATTCATCGTCAGTGCTAGTTACTAGCCGATGAGGAACAGTATATTCAAATAAAGCTTGAACATATCGATCTGTAACATTAATTACTTTACCTATTGCGCCTATTTCAATAAGCATTCGTTTAAAAAGAAAAAAATCATCTGATTCAGTAGCTCTTTTACCATGTGTTCTGAATACCCGTTCCAAGTCTCCTATTGAAAACACATGATGCAACTCAGGAAAACATTGCTCACAAGCCGCTTGAGCATGGGGATGCACTGCCTTATATGCTACAAATATTTCCATTACCAACTTTTGTTCTACTGCGCTGACTCCTTCTCTAATTGAGTCTTCATGTAATTTCAAACAGTTACTTTCGCTTAAACGTTTATTTCTTTGCCAAATTGAGTTTAACAATATCAAAAGATGGCGTGGTAATAATTGAGTATGACGAATAATATATGCTAAAGGTTCCTCTGTTACACCTAATCCCCCTACCATTTGATTAGGTAAAATAGTATGAAAAATCTTTCGCACATCATTGTTATTCAAAATTGATGTTGCTCCATAATTTTTATAAAAATCATTTTTATATAACTCTAAATAAAGCAGCAGCCTATTCGCGGCTACAAGTAAAAGTTCTGGTGCAGTCCAGTGCAACACCAGCTCTCTACGAAAATCTTTGTTAGGATTTGATGAAATAGACTGGAACTTATGAAATAGCTCAGCAGGCAGACAAAATCTGATATCAGTTCTTGCCGATGGTTTATTTGACCGTCCAATACACTTTAAAAGTCCTTGTAAAGCTAAACTAACCGAGTCAATATCGAGTTGGAACTCATCTAATGAGTCAAGCATAATTACAGCACGCTGTTTTTTTTCTTGTAGCTCTTTGCGAACTGTTTCTTTTACATCTGCAAAAGAAATATTATCCGTTCGTCGCAAAATCTCTGCTATTATACCAAGCGCTTTTCCAGATGCTTTTTCGGATATTGTGTCTGCAATATTCCATAACACATCGTCGATAGTTGCCCCAGCTCTAATACCAATTTTGGCTAAGTAGGCATCTATCAGTTTTTTAGAGGCACATAACTCCTCCCTAATTTTACTAAAAAATGTTATACATAGAACCGTCTCCCACATTTCTGCAATTGTTTCAGGAAATAGTGCCCCTTTTGTTGTTTTTTCTATTGACTCAATAACGTTGGTAAAAGCCTTTGGGGTACTTATTTCAACCACATAATCGTAGTTTTTCTCGAAATAAGCTGAGTGTAAGTAGGATGTTTTTCCTGCTCCTTTTCTGCCAATGACGATCGAGGGCCGCTGATGCAGTTGCTTATAGATACGATTATGTGTGTCAAATAATATTTGAAGTGCTTCTGTATCTTCTATTTCTGCAGCATTAACAGGGCCAAATGCCTCATCTTCAGTAATATAAATACTAACTAGCTCTTTTTGTTTATCGCTAAGCATTATTAGTACTCCAATTACTAGCAGACTTTAAAAGCTTGTTCTCGTTATAGCTCAGCTTCACCAAAGCATCCACTTTTACTTATTAATTTTCTCAATAGCACCTTACTATATAAAAACTATAAATCTGCTTTGCTGTTACCCAAATACCTCTACAAACAGTTCAGAAGGCTTCATTTTTAAGCTCTATAACCTCATTACAAACCACTCGGGATGTTTAATCGCTTTTAAATAACGACGAGACACTTTATCTTTCATTAAAAATTC from Spartinivicinus poritis includes these protein-coding regions:
- a CDS encoding AvrE-family type 3 secretion system effector, which produces MPTTPTVDHPNAVNQANDLGFEDTPDQQPLRRNSPSRQGFRKLAKRLGPMVAAGTSQESTSHRASRRASTVIADSQQQFSGHQYSTSTSSSDQQVTQFKKPLLSRLKLVVSLVSGDKLNVELPKNIDIKQVKVSGNGEQLWILSKKGTLYQFNRGAEGKGELQYNQGFSALLNQGNNRYQAIETAQDGTLYSVDNVGYLYQAKQDKGVTSISRSSDASFAKLILQDKVSAKGSNYQQVKPKLDLALAQGHLKVLSNGVEQGIQTVQALSPQFVGQAAGIYTAADGQRWLLENNQLFKWNVNQQQWESGHDKTVSQLRVGGDGQLYALSERREILRLNNNSTVSVYRLTTANKLIQDFTVQQNQQIAFIDTEQHYSFTSTAARLVTTPVVLPDEVKATALINNNNERWLLGENQQLYRVTSGSAQPQVVGLPEGVDGVVRFERVMTDAGPQLQIAAKKDGRLQQYIYVNDNWQVGIALDSAALFVNSEGLSKAVIGHSGFVQTRDGERYAIHNGELHYQRADDGRWHSTGVHNLSQLKLGGDGQLYALRGINELVTINQKTKSVQYGLPAAKHWGNDRQQTQFTPDSLTIANHAVSDFTVGRDGQIHFLDHQGQLYEYNKNNQQANIITPAPRLTAISSNKQGQLVGLTGEGEILKQTDTNWRHVFTASGQKVLGLNQTSTGELAVMLENQASGDSQLAIRKTLNSQGQLIDISQEAIIDKLFQRLKQQDVDQVRLPGTGLTAKGNFAFVGVESGNPNSEGINTKDYLTAHLYHKKTNWLHWPRPLKAIGYHFQHRARGREGLKSLYSEIGNNFNQLVQHLSVKQSGQQQTLSARIEQTLNAGRITQEQKDQLLGLKQQLEAETLSYLTRLGKKKGLLTESGEVNQQFTGNTKAKVGRFLNPRITSQDLTKELNQLWENYQGDESNSALSKIKQQLKLMQEKGLYLRHPGQNNGFTRRDYDDNVGLLTARVVQNSNTLADLDNLIKVINGTKESHFKSDEVKQLITELQDGYDSSAIKKFSDMGFSNLDRLESSYDAVRFFSKAFSKTHHPVYQNALNTFGSETPEQLKNNLHDAITHLKKGETLTFDRNYSGGSAPFFMINKLQQLVSPIGIELEPGVKAERHYGLSFEKTDKGIKVAFVRDMSIPANVTAGGYFGTPGVASARVGGVLNPTLKHDKNNQLAFEIDNGKVEQFLNDLTQGKLKPTQLLAQGHDYAVKRGHKWGFDLDLHAVAEARLTGSGSTASGENTGTDGVTDVNGWARAKGGIKFTVNVLSANKDRSTTTKDNGEQTQSHSSNRPRFLTKAGLDVEATSHFKFGVDHDEFSTNALSYSAGAKWSGSVESKTSKSYDVTAKPAEQVKLVEWQAIVGQLQTQFKDDLTSQQQQILNRVANSKSENEAGAAEAIKQLQGLDFSQALTKLDAAGSDSARQTLQQLESLTIQQQLADQGKYTISDVSFGKTMSNLSRLDERSLLGWAGAQFNPGHQQQSSSRTLHEWMDKHPELKTLVNTLKQSDATEAKITLELTEHAKLKVARLMASNDPEASIQLATLLNDRTQFRIKSIEVSASAKNNSAFGQSIGLANFKSAAATSIKKKLGKISFNYDNNHTTPNGYQLEGELLTKIPRHLTTVLNNFEQTHQQRLLNVADSVNQHNMNALVADPIQAARAALLGQLSELGINQVTPAEIKGMARRTQELFSQLLASDQSALLTQLINGPVDNRATALKQITDILTELKLQQPKLNPYQQQLYQRAHLASQRHADVTRLLTQATNQVASTESQAPGTILQFVRGRLAYQNRLLTQTEAMQVVRHFGDQILQKMQSGYSGFATFDGESPFNGEAVQRIVQRQENANSIQPRIGQSPRLRTLKVGDLIHLLISGELTLNRLNPAQRLLINEYFPGDRTSQQQQLQALADNPAKLAAIIHQANQFSPAELVASDRLTGSTGQRGLEYLLSWDQFVLEGATKFKQQVAPNAKVNFAPQSLYVQLSQSNQPKGRCTGLAMAYLQLLSQDNGVAKKNKLFETLVTHSAIYQQSMDEGVSNKEVADANRFATLIDQLHATSQTGGNNNPLQAVGDLTVSDLVGRLAAKGDQYLVLNTGNHSLAVAKKGEQFFFYDPNFADVEVASTTNLHQVLTKHLNLSLSSQANQSLAQLYQTKQTHNKPTFSVFQLDSDNTALAQQAAKLNQFVNTEQLMTERDRLAQLGEAEFNGQKIKWTTLYDMGASVAGRRLTTADAQAMQQAGNVNQLQFDRSQLGEFVTQRVQTLDNTLTPAAQWLKSVIQQQGSETTQTLLTHLTEGQTTTIADDFINAVDRHINSQLNVSPDFWQSLTTKVKANSHLATANAVSNKVGKGLQGYGYYQNIMGIFNALRRSNQPGVDQSEINKEIGLAAGGLAADLLEPLAEKGLQKAGLSLVNRFGQSASTAGKFASKLGTGLMRAGGAVLGVLTSGFDIYSAVDSFKKLASETDPKKRQDLIVNGSLSVSGAVVGIATAIAIGIGGTAAAVAGPIGVAVAAVLAIGGQIYNAVRQVDEIDDYISLSTGERLRSGWLAFWGKQLDESVLRRYGKAKAETEGRKLFDKTLREGSAGQLESMLDNVDTLVYSKGKVEVKDRSYYTYEERESAGMGFAQTMRRWTEKVYHPRFDPALKESDDNVDLTSGVAGHFQARAYQDQTDKHGNKIKKEVDTNAADNLKVKSFENAGSNAAAVQATQQDDKKAAFINLGEGNDTAKGFTHKRNIFIVGEGEKTFTGGKKDDAFIISGSRAPNKTSQLTAGEGNDTVIAQGDLTDRTEDT
- a CDS encoding P-loop ATPase, Sll1717 family: MLSDKQKELVSIYITEDEAFGPVNAAEIEDTEALQILFDTHNRIYKQLHQRPSIVIGRKGAGKTSYLHSAYFEKNYDYVVEISTPKAFTNVIESIEKTTKGALFPETIAEMWETVLCITFFSKIREELCASKKLIDAYLAKIGIRAGATIDDVLWNIADTISEKASGKALGIIAEILRRTDNISFADVKETVRKELQEKKQRAVIMLDSLDEFQLDIDSVSLALQGLLKCIGRSNKPSARTDIRFCLPAELFHKFQSISSNPNKDFRRELVLHWTAPELLLVAANRLLLYLELYKNDFYKNYGATSILNNNDVRKIFHTILPNQMVGGLGVTEEPLAYIIRHTQLLPRHLLILLNSIWQRNKRLSESNCLKLHEDSIREGVSAVEQKLVMEIFVAYKAVHPHAQAACEQCFPELHHVFSIGDLERVFRTHGKRATESDDFFLFKRMLIEIGAIGKVINVTDRYVQALFEYTVPHRLVTSTDDELCIHPLFSEIYSAKTKLKMPVYPYGSMLDDPDYREWD